Below is a genomic region from Sphingomonas sp. KR3-1.
GGGGGCCGAAGAGCTGGCTGATCGGCACCCCGCTCGGCGTGCTATGGTCGATCCTCCATCCGCTGCCGCGCCGCGAAGGCGCGGGGATCGACCTGCGCGCATCGCTGTCGATCTTCGCCGGCTTCGGCATCCTGTGGCTGATGATGCTGATCGCCCGCCCGCAGCTCGACGCCCGTAGCGTCAACGCGCTGATCTCGCTGCTCGTCGCGCTCGCCTATCTGATCACCGGCATCTGGGCGGGGATGCGGCTGGCGCTGGTCGGGACGGCGCTGGTGCTGGCGGTCTGCCTCGGTTGGTTCGTCTTCCCGGCCTGGCTGTTCCTCTGGGTCGGGATCGGCGGTGGCGGCGCACTGATCCTCGGCGGCATGTGGCTGCGCCGCGCATGACGCTGCCCAACGAGATCATCCACCAGACCACAAGGCTGCGCATCCTCGCCGCGCTCGACGCCGAGCCCAAGGGCACACAGCTCGAATTCGCGCGGCTCAAGGCAATCTCCCAGGCGACCGACGGCAATCTCGGCGCGCATCTCGCGACGCTGGAGAAGGCCGGATATATCGCGATCGAGAAGCAGCCGGTGGGCAAGCGCACCCGCACGCTCGTCTCGATCACCGCGGAGGGCCGCCGCGCCTTTGCCGAGCATCTGATCTTCCTGCGGGACATCGTCGATCGCGCGGGGGGATAACGCCCGTCTCGACGGCGGCGCGTCACCTCGCTAGAGCGTCCGGTCAT
It encodes:
- a CDS encoding transcriptional regulator yields the protein MTLPNEIIHQTTRLRILAALDAEPKGTQLEFARLKAISQATDGNLGAHLATLEKAGYIAIEKQPVGKRTRTLVSITAEGRRAFAEHLIFLRDIVDRAGG